One stretch of Oncorhynchus clarkii lewisi isolate Uvic-CL-2024 chromosome 3, UVic_Ocla_1.0, whole genome shotgun sequence DNA includes these proteins:
- the LOC139385426 gene encoding uncharacterized protein, with the protein MAGPAGLYSAKVSGVVAWLYWTRYVPSLLTKPTKEPQKKTGASLEKLMGYMKPYIIRFGAVLSLVVISSLGEMAIPHYTGRMTDWIMNEDEPEAFTYMSLITVMSAVCEFVCYLIYNITMSRIHTSTQRLGFQSVLKQEIAFFDKAQTAMISVVSQEPVLFARSVKENIKYPAYDATDEEMYRAAELDNAHKFISDLPNGYDTDAGEKGGQVSGGQKQRIAIARALIRQPRILELDDVTSNLDTESEHLVHQALLNDSNPCSVLLIAHKLSTVEKVNHIVILEEGKVLEEGGHVELLEKGGTYADLVNRQNTIYLHYSIGRGKLQRRQLSLKELGKALVRPQIQRRQHIPRTPASAAIVMGIQEDAGAPSVKPTEPTTPISEIAAGSNKKRCDVCGPKDRETQYTYIKFKKYICNTHTVKLCPSYGM; encoded by the exons ATGGCAGGTCCGGCAGGTCTGTACTCCGCCAAAGTGTCGGGAG TCGTAGCATGGTTGTACTGGACACGCTACGTCCCTTCTCTTCTTACCAAGCCCACCAAGGAACCACAGAAGAAGACTGGGGCATCTCTAGAGAAACTGATGGGATACATGAAGCCTTATATCATACGCTTTGGAGCCGTGCTGAGTCTTGTCGTCATCTCTTCCCTTGGTGAGATGGCTATTCCCCACTACACCGGCCGAATGACTGACTGGATTATGAATGAAGACGAGCCTGAAGCCTTCACTTACATGTCTCTGATTACAGTCATGAG tgctgtgtgtgagtttgtgtgttaCCTCATCTACAACATCACCATGAGTCGCATACACACCTCCACCCAGCGCCTAGGCTTCCAGTCGGTGCTGAAGCAGGAGATCGCTTTCTTTGACAAAGCTCAGACAG ccatg ATCAGTGTGGTGAGTCAGGAGCCGGTGTTGTTTGCTCGTTCTGTCAAGGAGAACATCAAATaccctgcct ATGATGCCACTGATGAGGAGATGTACCGGGCTGCTGAGCTGGACAACGCCCACAAGTTCATCTCTGACCTGCCCAATGGCTATGATACAG ATGCCGGGGAGAAGGGAGGCCAGGTTTCAGGAGGGCAGAAGCAACGCATTGCCATCGCCAGAGCTCTGATCAGACAGCCTCGGATTCTAGAGCTGGACGATGTCACCAGTAACTTGGACACAGAGAGCGAGCATTTG GTCCACCAAGCTCTGCTCAACGATTCAAACCCCTGCTCAGTGCTGCTGATTGCTCATAAGCTGAGCACTGTGGAGAAGGTCAATCACATTGTCATTCTCGAGGAGGGAAAGGTGCTAGAGGAGGGGGGCCATGTTGAGCTGCTGGAGAAAGGTGGAACCTATGCTGATCTGGTGAACAGGCAGAACACTATCTATTTGCACTATAGT ATTGGAAGAGGGAAGCTCCAGAGGAGACAGCTCTCTCTCAAGGAGCTGGgcaaggcattggtaagaccacaaatccagaggaggcaacatatcccaaggaCTCCAGCTTCTGCAGCCATCGTGATGGGGATTCAGGAGGATGCTGGTGCCCCATCCGTCAAACCCACAGAACCAACAACTCCAATATCGGAA ATTGCAGCCGGAAGCAACAAGAAGCGCTGtgatgtgtgtggacccaagGACAGGGAGACACAGTACACATACATCAAGTtcaagaaatacatttgcaacacacacacagtaaaactctgtcCCTCATATGGTATGTAG